In Carya illinoinensis cultivar Pawnee chromosome 10, C.illinoinensisPawnee_v1, whole genome shotgun sequence, one DNA window encodes the following:
- the LOC122278212 gene encoding 7-deoxyloganetin glucosyltransferase-like: protein MREREMSSVEEIMAHAVCIPYPAQGHVNPMMKLAKLLHHKGFHVTFVNTEFNHRRLLKSKGPDSLDDLPDFRFETIPDGLPPSDDDATQDIPSLSDSIRKTCLVSFRSLMAKLNDTHVSSNVVPPVSCIVSDLGMSFAINAAEELGIPVLLLWTASACGFLGYAHSRQLVERGDLAAVLKDDNYRTNGYMDTTIDWIPGLKKIRIKDLPSFLFTLDPNDSMLNFILEMIEKASKASAIVVNTFDALEQEALDVLSSMFPPIYSIGPLHLLLNQVPQKDLVSNIGSSLWKYEDDCLEWLNSKEPNSVIYVNFGSVADVTPPQMVEFAWGLANSKKAFLWVIRPDIVKDASLIVLLHEFVIETKNRGIILSWCPQEHVLSHPSIGGFLTHSGWNSMLESMCAGVPVLCWPFFAEQQINCRFACIEWGIGMEIDGNVKRDEVERIVRELMDGEKGKEIRKHAMEWKKMAEEATSSKGSSNLNLDKVVKEVLLQLNL from the exons atgagagagagagagatgagttcTGTGGAGGAGATCATGGCTCATGCTGTTTGCATCCCATACCCAGCTCAAGGCCATGTTAATCCGATGATGAAACTAGCAAAACTCCTCCACCACAAAGGCTTCCACGTAACCTTTGTCAACACTGAGTTCAATCACAGACGCTTGCTCAAGTCTAAAGGTCCTGATTCCTTGGATGACTTGCCGGACTTTCGCTTTGAAACCATCCCCGACGGTTTGCCTCCTTCCGACGACGACGCAACCCAAGACATCCCATCACTAAGTGACTCTATTAGAAAGACTTGCCTGGTTTCATTTCGTAGTCTAATGGCGAAACTTAATGATACTCATGTCTCCTCGAATGTTGTCCCTCCAGTGAGCTGCATAGTTAGTGATTTAGGCATGTCTTTCGCCATTAACGCTGCAGAAGAACTTGGAATCCCTGTCCTTCTATTGTGGACTGCGAGTGCATGTGGCTTTTTAGGATATGCACATAGCCGCCAGCTTGTTGAAAGGGGTGACCTTGCAGCAGTACTCAAAG ACGACAACTATCGTACAAATGGATACATGGACACTACTATTGACTGGATTCCAGGGTTGAAAAAAATCCGCATCAAGGATCTACCTAGCTTTCTATTCACATTGGATCCAAATGATAGCATGCTGAACTTTATTTTGGAGATGATAGAGAAAGCTTCGAAAGCTTCTGCCATAGTTGTGAACACTTTTGATGCACTGGAGCAAGAAGCATTGGACGTCCTTTCTTCCATGTTTCCTCCGATTTACTCCATTGGCCCTCTTCATTTGCTTCTCAATCAAGTTCCACAAAAGGATTTAGTGTCCAATATTGGTTCCAGTCTTTGGAAATATGAAGATGATTGTCTCGAATGGCTCAACTCCAAGGAACCTAACTCAGTTATTTACGTAAATTTTGGCAGTGTTGCAGACGTAACCCCGCCACAAATGGTCGAGTTTGCTTGGGGACTTGCTAATAGCAAGAAAGCCTTCCTATGGGTAATTAGGCCTGACATTGTGAAGGATGCTTCATTGATTGTACTGCTTCATGAGTTTGtaattgaaacaaaaaacaGAGGTATTATATTAAGTTGGTGCCCACAAGAGCATGTGCTAAGCCACCCATCAATTGGGGGATTCTTAACCCATAGTGGATGGAACTCGATGCTTGAAAGCATGTGCGCAGGAGTGCCTGTGCTCTGTTGGCCATTCTTTGCTGAGCAGCAGATAAATTGCAGGTTTGCTTGCATTGAATGGGGCATTGGCATGGAGATTGATGGTAATGTAAAAAGAGATGAAGTGGAGAGGATTGTGAGAGAGTTAATGGATGGAGAGAAGGGTAAGGAGATAAGGAAACATGCCATGGAGTGGAAGAAAATGGCTGAGGAAGCAACTAGTTCTAAAGGCTCTTCAAACTTGAATCTAGACAAAGTGGTCAAGGAGGTGTTGCTGCAATTGAATCTTTAG